TATTAGCCATTAACTAACCGCCGGATGCCATCTGACGCCATTTCCGGCTTAACATTACCTTTCTGCGCACATGCCCGCCTCTTCCATCCGTTTTCAACAAGTTGACGCGTTTACACGCAAACCGTTTTCCGGAAACCCGGCCGGAGTTGTCCTGGATGCCGAGCGACTTCGCGGCAAGGATATGCAGAACATCGCCAGGGAACTGAATATCTCCGAAACCGCGTTCATCCTGCCGGCCGAGGATGAAAAGAACGATTTGCGAATTCGCTGGTTTACCCCCACCCAGGAGGTGGATCTGTGTGGCCATGCGACGATTGCCGCGTTTCATGTTATGGCCGAAGAAGGCCGGTTCGGTCTCCAGGTCAATGAGCCGCAATCGTTTCTGATGGAGACTCGCACGGACGTTCTCACCGTGGATGTGGAGTGGTTTGATTTGCGTCCCTTTATCAAGCTCACGCTGCCCACCCCCGTGCTGTTTCCCTATCCGGGCGACATCCGCTATCTTTGCGGGGCGCTGGGCCTGTCGGATGTTGAACTCAGCCGCAAGGTGAAACCGCAGATTACCGGATCGGGACTGTGCTACGTACCTGTAGGCAGTCTTGAAAGCCTGGAAACTCTCGAGCCCAACCAGCACCTGCTGCGACAGCTGAAGGAGCGGCATGATCTGAGCGGCTTTGCCGTGGTTTCCACCGATACCGGCGACAAGGAGGAGGATTGGGTAATGCGCTTCTTTGCTCCGTCATTGGGCATTAACGAGGATCCGGTTACCGGAACCGCCAACGGACCCATGGCGGTATTCCTCTGGGAAAACGGTTTCCTGGATCCGAATAAAAAACATTTTTCATTGCGCGGCTCCCAGGGCGACTATGTGCAGCGTCCCGGTGTTGTGCATGTCAACATGGCGATCAAAGACGGCAAAGCGGACTTTATCCAGATTTGCGGGGAAGCGGTATCGGTCATTTCCGGCGAGATCCGGTTATCACCACATTCCGCCGGCCGCTTTTAGGTCATGTGCTGTGTTCTTTTTAGTGTCATAATCCGTGAAGGATCGCACGTTCCCTTCCCGATTCGGTATACCCCTGGATTACATGCTTTCCGGATGGTTTGAAACCCGGACCGGCATTACCGGTTGTTGCCGATCGCGGCCAATCACAACGTACCCGATCAATTTCCTGTAGCGATGAAAATAGCTCCTGAAGTCCTGGCCCGCTGGGAACAATTCAAGTCGGAAAAACAAGACGGACTGATGGAGACGCTGTCCATATCAGTGACGGAAGTCGGTTCCGGATCGGTGAAGGCCTCCATGCCTGTCGGGGATGCTACCAGGCAGCCTTTCGGTTTTCTGCATGGCGGCGCATCGGTGGCCCTGGCGGAGACGACCGCTTCTCTGGGAAGCTGGATGCTGATTGAGCCCGAATCGCAGAAAGCCGTTGGGTTGGAGATCAACGCTAATCATCTTCGGGCGGTAGCCGATGGCAAGGTGCATGCCGAAGCTGCGATCCTGCATCAGGGGAAGCGGATGCATGTCTGGCAGATAATGATCCACGACGATCGGCAGCGGCCCGTATGCGTCAGCCGGTGCACGGTTGCCATCATCGACCGCTGACCTCCCTCTTCCTTTTTTTCCGACAGAGACACCCCGCGGGAATCAAAAAACAAGCGAATATTAGCTCTGTTCAAAAAACGGGGGATCTACGCTCACATCCCCCGGAATATTGATGACGCGAATAGCAGAATTGGCAGGCAACAACGCTTTCACCGCTATCGCCTGCCGTTCTCGTCT
The sequence above is drawn from the Balneolales bacterium ANBcel1 genome and encodes:
- a CDS encoding PaaI family thioesterase — its product is MKIAPEVLARWEQFKSEKQDGLMETLSISVTEVGSGSVKASMPVGDATRQPFGFLHGGASVALAETTASLGSWMLIEPESQKAVGLEINANHLRAVADGKVHAEAAILHQGKRMHVWQIMIHDDRQRPVCVSRCTVAIIDR
- a CDS encoding PhzF family phenazine biosynthesis protein; this translates as MPASSIRFQQVDAFTRKPFSGNPAGVVLDAERLRGKDMQNIARELNISETAFILPAEDEKNDLRIRWFTPTQEVDLCGHATIAAFHVMAEEGRFGLQVNEPQSFLMETRTDVLTVDVEWFDLRPFIKLTLPTPVLFPYPGDIRYLCGALGLSDVELSRKVKPQITGSGLCYVPVGSLESLETLEPNQHLLRQLKERHDLSGFAVVSTDTGDKEEDWVMRFFAPSLGINEDPVTGTANGPMAVFLWENGFLDPNKKHFSLRGSQGDYVQRPGVVHVNMAIKDGKADFIQICGEAVSVISGEIRLSPHSAGRF